The DNA region AGGCCAATCCTCATGTGCAGGCTAAGCGCGTCACCGACCCGGAGACGCAGGAGAAGGTATGGCTGGTCCGCGAGGCAGGCCTGCCCGCCAGCGCCTATGTTCCGGACCGGCCGGAGGCTTGGGAGGGCTGGGAGGACACTGCCGTGCCTCGCGAAAAGCTCGGCGACTACGTGCGGGACCTCAGGGCGCTCTACAAAAAGTACGGCTATGAATCACCGATTTACGGCCATTTCGGCGATGGCCTGGTTCATTGCCGAGTCAGCTTCGACCTGAAGTCGGAGCCGGGTATCGCCAAGTGGCGGCGCTTTCTGGACGAGGCCGCTGATCTGGTAATCGGCTATGGCGGGTCGCTGTCCGGCGAGCATGGTGATGGTCAGGGCAGGGCCGAACTGCTGGAGAAAATGTATGGCCCTGAGCTGGTCCAGGCCTTTCGTGAGTTCAAGGCGATCTGGGATCCCCATGGGCGCATGAATCCCGGCAAGGTCGTTGATGCCTTTCCGATCACGTCCAATCTTCGCCTTGGCCCAAGCTATACCCCTCCTGAGCTGGAGACACATTTCCACTTTGGCGAGGGTGGCTTCGCAGCGGAGGCGGAGCGCTGCGTCGGTGTCGGCAAGTGCCGCCGCAATGACCCCGGTACGCAGGTCATGTGCCCAAGCTATCTGGTCACCGGCGAGGAAAAGCACAGCACGCGCGGCCGGGCGCGCCTGCTCTTCGAAATGCTGCATGGTGGCGTGCTTGAAAAGGGTTGGAAGAGCGATGAGGTGGAGGATGCACTTGACCTCTGCCTCGCGTGCAAAGGCTGCAAGAGCGACTGCCCGGTCAATGTTGATATGGCGACCTATAAGGCCGAGTTCCGCTCGCACTATTATGAGGGACGGCTCCGGCCGCGCGCCGCCTATGCGATGGGCCGGATCTACTGGTGGTCGAGGATCGCCAGCAAGGTTCCATGGTTCGCCAACGCGGTGATGGGGACCCCCGGCGTCTCGCGTTTGGCCAAGTGGGTCGGCGATATTGCGCCGCAGCGGCAAATCCCCCGCTATGCCGACCAGAGCTTTACCTCGTGGTTTCAAGAAAACCGGGGCGAGGGCGGCGCCGGCCCACGTGTGGTGCTGTGGCCCGATACATTCAATAACTACTTCCGCCCGGACACCGCCATTGCCGCGGTGAAGACCCTGGAGGCGCTTGGCTTCTCGGTCACCATTCCCAGCCGTCCCCTCTGCTGCGGCCGCCCCATATATGACTGGGGATTGCTCGATACCGCATCCAAGCTCTGGCAGCAGACCTTTACGGCACTGCGGCAGGAGATCGATGATGGGATACCCGTTATCGGGCTTGAACCCGCCTGTACCTCTGCGTTCAAGGACGAGCTGCTGGGGCTGTTTCCAGGCAACGAGCAGGCCAAGAAGCTCTCCGAGCAGACACATTATTTTTCTGATTTTGTCGCTGAGCACCTCAAAGAGCATGAGCCTGTCGCCGAGGGTGGCAGAGCCGTGGTTCACTTCCACTGCAATCACCACGCAGTGCTCGGCAAAGGGGGAGAACGGCAGCTCATCGAGGCGTTGGGCGTAGAGCCCCATGTCCTGCCGTCCGGATGTTGCGGGATGGCGGGGTCCTTCGGCTTCGAGGCTGACAAATACGAGCTTTCACAGGAGCTGGGTGAGCGTGTTTTACTGCCCAGTGTCCGCGCCGCGTCGGAAGACGATTACATCGTTTCGAGCGGCTTTAGCTGTCGCGAGCAGATCGAACAATCGACGGGAAGGCGGACGCTGCACGCAGCAGAGCTGGCCGCCCGGAGATTGGGCTTGAACTAAGCGGCAGCGTTAACCTGCGGCGGGCTCTGCAGCGATCGGAACCCACTGCACAGCGATCTGTTGGACCCATGGACTGTCGTGCGGGCAGCCAATCGGGAGAAGCAAGGCACGGAGGAAAAGACGATGGCCAAGACTGTTTCAGATTTCATGTTTGACCGGCTCACCGAATGGGGCGTCAAGCAGATCTACGGTTTCCCCGGCGATGGCATCAACGGCATACTCAGCGCGCTTGATCGGGCCAAGGACCGGTTCAACTTCGTCCAGACGCGGCACGAGGAATCAGCAGCGTTTATGGCTTGCGGCCATGCCAAATACTCCAGCGAACTGGGCGTGTGCCTTGCTACATCAGGTCCTGGCGCCATTCATCTGCTGAACGGGCTCTATGACGCCAAGCTCGATCACCAGCCGGTGCTCGCCATCGTGGGACAGCAGGCCCGCGCAGCTCTAGGCGGCCACTACCAGCAGGAAGTCGATCTCAAGAACCTCTTCAAGGACGTGGCCTCCGAATACGTGGAGGTCTGCATGGACCCGACGCAGATGCGGCACCTCGTAGACCGCGCTGTTCGTATTGCGATCTCGATGCGCACCGTCACCTGCATCATCGTGCCTAACGATGTGCAGGAGCTCGACGCCGTCGAGACGCCGCCGCGCAAACATGGCACGATTCATTCCGGGGTTGGCTATCGGGCTCCACGCGTGGTTCCCGAAAAGGTAGATCTCCAGGAAGCTGCCAACATCCTCAACAATGGCGAGAAGGTCGCCATGCTTGTGGGGGCCGGCGCGCTCGGCGCGACTGATCAGGTTATCGAAGTCGCCGAAGTGCTTGGCGCAGGCATTGCCAAAGCTCTCCTCGGGCGTGCAGCCGTTCCCGACGATCTGCCCTTCGTGACCGGTCAAATGGGCCTTCTGGGCACCAAACCTTCTGACCAGATGATGCAGAATTGCGATACCCTGCTGATGGTGGGCACGAGCTTCCCATACTCAGAGTTCCTGCCCAAGGAAGGGCAAGCCAAGGCGGTTCAGATCGACATCGACCCGCGCATGCTGTCGCTCCGCTATCCCATCGACGTCAACCTCGTGGGCGACTCGGCTGCGACCTTGCAGACCCTGCTGCCGCTCCTCCGGCGGAAGGAAGATCGCTCCTGGCGCCAGGATATCGAAAAGCAAGTCGCCGACTGGTGGGACGACGTCGATAAACGCTCCGAACTGGAAGCCGACCCGATCAACCCCGAATTCCTGTTCCGTGAACTGTCGCCCCGATTGCCCGACAATGCAATTATCAGCGCGGACTCCGGTACATCGGCGAACTGGTTCGCCCGCGCTCTCAAGCTGCGCCGCGGCATGATGGCGTCTCTCTCGGGCAATCTCGCTACCATGTGTCCCGGCGTACCCTACGCGACGGCAGCCAAATTCGCGCATCCTGATCGAGTGTCCATCGCGTTTGTCGGGGATGGCGCCATGCAGATGTTGGGGATCAATGGCCTCATCACAGTCGCCAAGTACTGGCAGCAGTGGAGTGACCCTCGCCTGGTGATTGCGGTCCTGAACAATCACGACCTAGCCCAGGTGACCTGGGAGCAGCGGGCACTGGCCGGTTCGCGCAAGACCGAGCTGACCCAGAACGTGCCAGACTTCTCCTATGCGAGCTACGCCGAGTCTCTGGGTCTGCGCGGCATCAAGGTCGACAAGCCCGAGCAGGTTGGCCGTGCCTGGGATCAAGCCCTATCGTCGGATCGGCCTTGTGTAATCGACGCTCGAGTGGATGCGAACGTCCCAACCCTGCCGCCCCACATCAGCTTCGATCAGGCCAAGAGCTATGCAACGGCGCTCACCAAAGGCGATCCCAATGCCGGAGCCATCGTGTGGCAAACGCTCAAACGGGTGTTCACCTAGCAAAGCGGCCGCCAAGGCGGCACCTTGCCCGGCCCATTTCCCGCGGAGGTTAGTAGGTGTGCTCTTCTGACTTCTTCTTTCAAGCGTGAGGAGAAG from Devosia sp. RR2S18 includes:
- a CDS encoding FAD-binding and (Fe-S)-binding domain-containing protein, whose product is MAKHRLIDTEARGPAQRHERVESGRVQAAFVESDGPFAEMARELSRELDGEVRFGAGDRALYATDASNYRQVPTGVVVPRTIEDVRRTVSKCAENRVPITSRGGGTSLVGQSTNTGLVIDFSKYLNHILALDPDTKTAVVEPGCVLDELRDAAEAHGLTFGPDPATHDHNTLGGMIGNNSCGVHSVAYGRTADNVLGLRVLTYRGLEMEVGPTSDEAFRAIVAEGGEKAEIYRKLDEFRQRYGNLIRTRFPDLPRRVSGFADLDKLLPENGFDVAKALVGTEGTCVTVLEAKLQLSPSPSEQVLVILGFKGIDKAADAVPKILEFGPRAIEGIDCMLIEGMERKELHTDKLDVLPEGHDWLVVEFGGDTEEEAEAKAAKLQEHFEANPHVQAKRVTDPETQEKVWLVREAGLPASAYVPDRPEAWEGWEDTAVPREKLGDYVRDLRALYKKYGYESPIYGHFGDGLVHCRVSFDLKSEPGIAKWRRFLDEAADLVIGYGGSLSGEHGDGQGRAELLEKMYGPELVQAFREFKAIWDPHGRMNPGKVVDAFPITSNLRLGPSYTPPELETHFHFGEGGFAAEAERCVGVGKCRRNDPGTQVMCPSYLVTGEEKHSTRGRARLLFEMLHGGVLEKGWKSDEVEDALDLCLACKGCKSDCPVNVDMATYKAEFRSHYYEGRLRPRAAYAMGRIYWWSRIASKVPWFANAVMGTPGVSRLAKWVGDIAPQRQIPRYADQSFTSWFQENRGEGGAGPRVVLWPDTFNNYFRPDTAIAAVKTLEALGFSVTIPSRPLCCGRPIYDWGLLDTASKLWQQTFTALRQEIDDGIPVIGLEPACTSAFKDELLGLFPGNEQAKKLSEQTHYFSDFVAEHLKEHEPVAEGGRAVVHFHCNHHAVLGKGGERQLIEALGVEPHVLPSGCCGMAGSFGFEADKYELSQELGERVLLPSVRAASEDDYIVSSGFSCREQIEQSTGRRTLHAAELAARRLGLN
- a CDS encoding thiamine pyrophosphate-requiring protein, translating into MAKTVSDFMFDRLTEWGVKQIYGFPGDGINGILSALDRAKDRFNFVQTRHEESAAFMACGHAKYSSELGVCLATSGPGAIHLLNGLYDAKLDHQPVLAIVGQQARAALGGHYQQEVDLKNLFKDVASEYVEVCMDPTQMRHLVDRAVRIAISMRTVTCIIVPNDVQELDAVETPPRKHGTIHSGVGYRAPRVVPEKVDLQEAANILNNGEKVAMLVGAGALGATDQVIEVAEVLGAGIAKALLGRAAVPDDLPFVTGQMGLLGTKPSDQMMQNCDTLLMVGTSFPYSEFLPKEGQAKAVQIDIDPRMLSLRYPIDVNLVGDSAATLQTLLPLLRRKEDRSWRQDIEKQVADWWDDVDKRSELEADPINPEFLFRELSPRLPDNAIISADSGTSANWFARALKLRRGMMASLSGNLATMCPGVPYATAAKFAHPDRVSIAFVGDGAMQMLGINGLITVAKYWQQWSDPRLVIAVLNNHDLAQVTWEQRALAGSRKTELTQNVPDFSYASYAESLGLRGIKVDKPEQVGRAWDQALSSDRPCVIDARVDANVPTLPPHISFDQAKSYATALTKGDPNAGAIVWQTLKRVFT